From the Periophthalmus magnuspinnatus isolate fPerMag1 chromosome 1, fPerMag1.2.pri, whole genome shotgun sequence genome, one window contains:
- the allc gene encoding allantoicase — MAERRTIEKISEPDFVQFNDLASDAVGGKIIFATDEWFAPAANLLKRDPPQFIASAFTEFGKWMDGWETRRKRIPGHDWCIVQLGVPGIIFGFDVDTSFFTGNYAPRVSIQAACLDTPLDFSLVGDRTGMEASESERAAVAKLNSEAWQELVPISSLQPGYSDSCHNYFKVHTSRVTHLRINMFPDGGIARLRVYGVGEREWSSESAQQEVDLVALTNGGVCLGFSDAHFGHPRNMIGLGVASSMADGWETARRLDRPQKLQLDQKGVLQVSGSEWAVFRLGHKGVVSHIEIDTRHFKGNAPDSCTVEACVLTPEEEAQCVASKWTSAKWSVLLPTRRLRPHYSHMFSEAELRPHDAVSHIRFVIAPDGGVSRLRVWGRAVLDINSEGEAKSANQMTGQSKL, encoded by the coding sequence TCGCAACTGATGAGTGGTTTGCTCCAGCAGCCAATCTCCTCAAGAGAGACCCTCCTCAGTTCATTGCCTCAGCCTTTACCGAATTTgggaaatggatggatggttggGAGACGAGACGCAAGAGAATTCCTGGTCATGATTGGTGCATTGTTCAGCTAGGAGTCCCCGGTATAATTTTTGGATTTGATGTCGATACCTCATTCTTCACAGGCAACTACGCTCCTCGTGTTTCAATCCAGGCTGCATGTTTAGACACGCCACTGGATTTCTCTCTAGTGGGTGATCGAACCGGAATGGAGGCTTCTGAGAGCGAACGGGCCGCTGTGGCAAAACTAAATTCCGAGGCTTGGCAAGAACTTGTGCCAATTTCATCACTACAACCTGGATATTCCGACTCCTGCCATAACTACTTCAAAGTCCATACTTCTAGAGTCACTCATCTCCGCATCAATATGTTCCCAGATGGAGGAATTGCACGGTTAAGGGTCTATGGAGTTGGAGAAAGAGAATGGTCAAGCGAATCTGCCCAACAAGAAGTGGACTTGGTGGCACTGACCAACGGCGGGGTCTGCCTTGGTTTCAGCGACGCCCACTTTGGACATCCGCGCAACATGATTGGACTGGGCGTAGCGTCCAGCATGGCAGATGGTTGGGAAACTGCCCGGAGACTGGACCGACCACAAAAACTCCAGCTTGACCAGAAGGGGGTGTTGCAGGTCTCCGGGAGCGAGTGGGCGGTGTTTCGACTCGGACACAAAGGAGTGGTCAGCCATATCGAAATAGACACACGTCACTTTAAAGGCAACGCCCCGGATTCGTGCACCGTGGAGGCGTGCGTGTTGACCCCCGAAGAAGAGGCCCAATGCGTCGCCAGCAAATGGACTTCCGCTAAATGGAGCGTACTCCTCCCGACAAGAAGGCTCCGCCCTCACTACAGTCACATGTTCTCGGAGGCGGAGCTACGGCCTCACGACGCTGTGAGCCACATCCGCTTTGTGATCGCCCCTGACGGAGGAGTGAGTCGACTGAGGGTCTGGGGTCGCGCTGTCCTGGACATTAACAGTGAAGGAGAAGCCAAATCTGCCAATCAAATGACAGGACAGTCTAAACTCTGA